In Maridesulfovibrio sp., the genomic stretch CGCTTGAAGGGCTGCCGGGAGTCAATGTGAACTCTGGCTTGGTCAAGGTCTCTGGTAACCGAGAATTGTACAGGAAGCTGCTGAAGCAGTTCCGTGCCAGGTATCTTGGTGCCACTGAAGATATTCGCAGACAGCTTGGTGCAGAAGATCGGGAAAAAGCGACCCGAACAGCCCACACGCTGAAAGGGGTATCCGCGAACCTCGGTGCGGATGATTTATCCCATGCCGCAGGCGAAGTTGAGCGTGCGTTGCGGGCCGGTAAAAAATCCATTGATGCTCTACTGCAGGAAATGTCCTATCAGATGGTCATTGTCGAGAAAAGCTTGGATAAACTTTTGCTATCAACGGATAATGATGATCTAAATAATGAGAATGCAGAGCTGAAAGTTGATGCCGAAAGAAATGGTGGACCTGATCTGGAAGAGCTGAAGGCCCAGCTGGAGAAATTTATAGTTTTAGTTGATGAAAATGTTGCCCAGGCTATGGACTTGGCAGCAGTAATTGGCGAAATGCTTTCTGGAACTGATATGGCAGGATCGGCTGTTAAAATCATTCAGGCTATGGATGATTTTGAGACAGATGATGCCCGTGATGAAGCACGGGCACTTCTAGAATCGCTTGCGGGGGAGCATGGGTAGGTTATGAAACAAGTCTTGATTGTTGATGACACCGTGGAAAATTTACAGATCCTCATGGAGGCACTTAAAGGCGACTATGCCGTAGTGACAGCCAAAACAGGGGAGAAAGCCCTGGAACTTGCTGTGAATAAGCCGCAGCCCGACATCATCCTGTTGGATATCATGATGCCGGGGATGAACGGTTATGAAGTCTGCGAGAAACTTAAAGACGATATCCGTACCAGAGATATTCCGATCATTTTTATCACCGTGCTTATGGAAGAAGCGGATGAGGCTAAAGGATTGGCACTTGGGGCCGTGGATTACATAGTTAAGCCGTTTTGTCCGGCGCTGGTAAAAGCAAGGGTTAAAAATCAGCTGGATCTTAAGGAACATAATGATAACCTTGAAAGACTGGTTAAAGAGCGCACCAAGGAGCTGGCACTGGTCAAAAAGGTCACTATCGAGTGTCTGGCTACTCTGGCTGAATGGCGTGACCCGGAGACCGGGGGACACATCGCCCGGACACAGAATTACGTTAAGGTGCTTGCCGAATATGCGGTTCAAAGAGACTGCTTTGCTGCTAAACTGAACGAAGAACTCATTGAAATATTGTATCTGTCAGCACCCCTGCATGATATCGGCAAGATTGGTGTTGCTGACGCTATTCTCCTCAAACCGGGCAGGCTTACGGATGAAGAATTTTTCGAGATGAAAAAACATTCTCAATATGGTTGCGATGCTCTGGCCGTGGCGGAAAAAAACCTTGGTGGGAACTCGTTTCTGCATCATGCCCGGGAAATAGCCCTTAACCATCATGAGAAGTGGGATGGCAGTGGATATCCCCGTGGAATTTCTGGGGAGAATATTCCCCTGTCGGCCCGGATAATGGCCATTGCAGATGTTTATGATGCCCTTATTTCCAAAAGGGTTTATAAGGCCCCGTTTCCGCACAGTAAGGCTGTCAGGATAATTTCTGAGGGGCGCGGGTCTCATTTTGATCCACGCCTGGTCGACATCTTTCTGGAGATTGAGGAGGAGTTCAGGCAGATCGCCCTCAAGTTTGCTGATTTTGATGAAGAAAGGGAAACTCTCCGACAGTAAGGATGATTTATGGACGATAAACCTACAGTTCTTGCTGTTGATGATGCCCCTGAAAATCTTCATGTGCTTATGGAGTTGCTTAAAGAAGAGTATGTTCTTCTTGTTGCCAAGGACGGGGAAAAAGCATTGCAGCTGGCCCGGAACCGGGAACCGGATATTATCCTGCTGGATGTGATGATGCCGGGTATGGATGGGTATGAAGTCCTTCGGGAGTTGAAGTCCGGCGACGTTACCAAGGATATCCCGGTAATATTTGTCACATCACTTGATGAAGCCGGTGACGAGACCAAAGGGCTTGCCCTAGGAGCCATTGATTATATCACCAAGCCGTTCAATCCGGACATTGTTAAAGCCAGGGTCAGAAACCATTTGTCGCTGAGGGAAGCTGTCCGTATCCGTGAAGATGTGGAGCGCATAATGCGCCACGATCTCAAGTCTCCTTTGACAACAGTAATAAGTCTGCCGCAGCTGATACGCATGTCCGGGGATTATGATGATCATGTAATCTCCATGCTCGGAAGGATTGAGGATGCCGGCTATACGTTGCTTTCCATGATAAATATGTCTACAGCTTTATTTAAAATGGAGCGTGGAATTTATCATTTTGTTCCGGAAAAAATGGATTTGGCCGCCGTGGTCCGTAAGGTCTTTGTTGGACTTGAAGACACTGCCCGGATGCGGGGCATCGGGCTTGTCCTTGAGATCGAAGGCGAAGTAGCTCCCGCGGATCAGGAGTTTTTTCTGATCGGGGAGGATTTGCTTTGCTATTCCATGCTGGCTAATCTTGTGGGAAATTCTGTGGATGCCTGTCCCAAAGGGGAAGCAGTAAAGGTTTGTTTGCAAAGGAAGGTTGATTCCGTGTACATTTCCGTTCGCAATCCCGGAGAGATTCCTGACGAGATTAAATCTTCTTTTTTTGCCAAATACGCCACCGCAGGAAAAGACCGTGGAACAGGCTTGGGCACATATTCCGCAAAACTGATTGCCGAGGCCCATCATGGTGAAATCTCGATGATAAACATAGATGGCGAAGTTTTGGTAAACATTTCGATTCCGCAACCTTAAGCGGATACTCTGCTATGGAAAAACTTCGTTGATCTTTCTCTGCAATGTTATGGGGGTGAAAGGTTTTACAATATAACTGGTTACTCCGGCGGAAACAGCTTCAATGACTTGCTGCTGTTCTGCTTCGGCTGTGATCATGATTACCGGCAGTTTTTCATACTCCTGTGCGGACCGGATTCGGCGCAGAAAGGACAGTCCGGTCATTTTAGGCATATTCCAGTCTAGAAGGATCAGGTCTGTTGCCTTATTCTCCTGCAGTTTTTCAAGAGCCATGAATCCGTCTTCAGCATAGTGTATATTGAAGTAGCCCAACATGCGCATTATGTCTGCAATTGTGCGTCTCATTGACGGATGGTCATCAACTATCAGTATGTTTGCGCTTGCGTGCAGCATGCAAGTCTCCATAAAGAGTAGAGTCTTCCATCTACAAGTACCTTTTTTCGTTCTTTAGAGCAATGTGTTACATAATTAGATAATAAAACTTTAAAAATATCGGTCATAACTATGGAATGTTCACTTGATTTTTCTGCTGTTATTTTTGATTTGGATGGAACGTTATTAGACACCTTGGGAGAGATCGCAGCTGCGGGAAACTCCGCTCTGGAGCGCATGGGG encodes the following:
- a CDS encoding HD domain-containing phosphohydrolase, with protein sequence MKQVLIVDDTVENLQILMEALKGDYAVVTAKTGEKALELAVNKPQPDIILLDIMMPGMNGYEVCEKLKDDIRTRDIPIIFITVLMEEADEAKGLALGAVDYIVKPFCPALVKARVKNQLDLKEHNDNLERLVKERTKELALVKKVTIECLATLAEWRDPETGGHIARTQNYVKVLAEYAVQRDCFAAKLNEELIEILYLSAPLHDIGKIGVADAILLKPGRLTDEEFFEMKKHSQYGCDALAVAEKNLGGNSFLHHAREIALNHHEKWDGSGYPRGISGENIPLSARIMAIADVYDALISKRVYKAPFPHSKAVRIISEGRGSHFDPRLVDIFLEIEEEFRQIALKFADFDEERETLRQ
- a CDS encoding response regulator; translated protein: MLHASANILIVDDHPSMRRTIADIMRMLGYFNIHYAEDGFMALEKLQENKATDLILLDWNMPKMTGLSFLRRIRSAQEYEKLPVIMITAEAEQQQVIEAVSAGVTSYIVKPFTPITLQRKINEVFP
- a CDS encoding hybrid sensor histidine kinase/response regulator, coding for MDDKPTVLAVDDAPENLHVLMELLKEEYVLLVAKDGEKALQLARNREPDIILLDVMMPGMDGYEVLRELKSGDVTKDIPVIFVTSLDEAGDETKGLALGAIDYITKPFNPDIVKARVRNHLSLREAVRIREDVERIMRHDLKSPLTTVISLPQLIRMSGDYDDHVISMLGRIEDAGYTLLSMINMSTALFKMERGIYHFVPEKMDLAAVVRKVFVGLEDTARMRGIGLVLEIEGEVAPADQEFFLIGEDLLCYSMLANLVGNSVDACPKGEAVKVCLQRKVDSVYISVRNPGEIPDEIKSSFFAKYATAGKDRGTGLGTYSAKLIAEAHHGEISMINIDGEVLVNISIPQP